The Ranitomeya imitator isolate aRanImi1 chromosome 8, aRanImi1.pri, whole genome shotgun sequence genome window below encodes:
- the LOC138648136 gene encoding mucin-2-like — translation MSTEPPTTTQAPTSTEPPTTTQPPTSTEPPNTTQPATSTEPPTTTQPPTSTEPPTTTQQPTSTEPQTTTQPPTSTEPQTTTQSPTSTEPPTTTKPPMSTEPPTTTQPPTSTEPPTTTQPPSSSEPPTTTQPPTSTEPPTTTQPPSSSEPPTTTQPPTSTEPPTTTQPPTSTEPPTTATQPPISTEPPTTTQPPTSTQPPTSTEPPTTTLPSTSTEPPTTTQPPTSTEPPNTTQPPTTTEPPTTTESPNTTQLLSTTEPPTTSEPPTSTEPPTTTQTPTSTEPPTTTLPPTSTKPPTTTQARTNTAPPNTTQPPTNTEPPTTTQQPTSTEPPTTTQAPTSTEPPTTTQASTSSEPPTTTQHPTSTEPPNTTQPPTNTEPPTTTQPPTSTEPPTTTEPPTSIEPSITTEPPTTTEPPTSTEPPTATQPLTTTEPPTTTEPPTTTNPPTTTEPPTTAEPPTSTEPPTATQPPTTTEPPTTIEPPTTTNPPTTTEPPTTTESPSTTQLPSTTEPPTTTEPPTSPEPPTTTQPPTSIEPSSSTQPPMSTEPPTTTEASTSTEPPTTTQPPTTTQPPTSTEPPTTTQPPTTTQTPTSTEPPTATQPPTTTEPPTTIEPPTTTNPPTTTEPPTTTESHSTTQLPSTTEPPTTTEPPTTTQALTSIEPPSTTQPPTGTEPPTTTQPPTSIEPSSSTQPPMSTEPPTTTQAFTSTEPPTTTQPPTTTQPPTSTEPPTTKQPLTSTEPPTTTQHPTSTGPSTTTRRATTFLGPTSTTQAPAKTTTLRTATPTLGTATMQSLAPTESNQPQGITASIPAFGIALIVLVIVVIVIVPVCFIVAARFTTVSFTVPNVRIPT, via the exons ATGAGCACTGAGCCTCCGACTACCACACAGGCTCCCACCAGCACTGAGCCGCCAACTACCACACAACCTCCCACCAGCACTGAGCCTCCAAATACCACACAACCTGCCACCAGCactgagcctccaactaccacacagcctcccacgagcactgagcctccaactaccacacaacaACCCACCAGCACTGAGCCtcaaactaccacacagcctcccacgagCACTGAGCCTCAAACTACCACTCAATCTCCCACCAGCactgagcctccaactaccacaaagCCTCCCATGAGCactgagcctccaactaccacacagcctcccaccagcactgagcctccaactaccactcAACCTCCCTCCAGCAgtgagcctccaactaccacacagcctcccaccagcactgagcctccaactaccactcAACCTCCCTCCAGCAgtgagcctccaactaccacacagcctcccaccagcactgagcctccaactaccactcAACCCCCCACCAGCACTGAACCTCCAACAACTGCCACACAACCTCCCATCAGCactgagcctccaactaccacacagcctccaacttccacacagcctcccactagcactgagcctccaactaccacactgcCTTCCACGAGCACTGAACCTCCAACTACAACACAGCCTCCCACTAGCACTGAGCCCCCaaataccacacagcctcccactaccactgaACCTCCAACTACAACAGAGTCTCCCAATACGACACAGCTTCTGTCTACCACAGAGCCTCCGACTACCTCAGAGCCTCCTACGAGCACTGAACCTCCGACTACCACACAGACTCCCACCAGCactgagcctccaactaccacactgcCTCCCACGAGCACTAAGCCTCCGACTACCACACAGGCTCGAACCAACACTGCGCCTCCaaataccacacagcctcccaccaaCACTGAACCTCCAACTACCACCCAACAACCCACCAGCACTGAGCCTCCGACTACCACACAGGCTCCCACCAGCACTGAGCCTCCGACTACCACACAGGCTTCCACCAGCTctgagcctccaactaccacacagcatcCAACCAGCACTGAGCCTCCaaataccacacagcctcccaccaaCACTGAGCCTCCTACCACCACACAACCTCCCACCAGCACTGAGCCTCCAACCACCACAGAGCCTCCCACCAGCATTGAGCCTTCCATTACtacagagcctcccactaccacagaacCTCCCACCAGCACTGAGCCTCCAACTGCCACACAGCCCCTCACTACCACTGAACCTCCCACTACAacagagcctccaactaccacaaaccctcccactaccacagagcctcccactaccgCAGAACCTCCCACCAGCACTGAGCCTCCAACTGCCACACAACCTCCCACTACCACTGAACCTCCCACTACAAtagagcctccaactaccacaaatCCTCCCACTACCACTGAACCTCCAACTACAACAGAGTCTCCCAGTACGACACAGCTTCCCTCTACCACAGAGCCTCcgactaccacagagcctcccaccAGCCCTgaacctccaactaccacacagcctcccaccagCATTGAGCCTTCAagttccacacagcctcccatgaGCACTGAGCCTCCTACTACCACAGAGGCTTCTACCAGCactgagcctccaactaccacacagcctccaactacaacCCAGCCTCCTACCAGCactgagcctccaactaccacacagcctccaactacaacACAGACTCCCACCAGCACTGAGCCTCCAActgccacacagcctcccactaccactgaACCTCCGACTACAAtagagcctccaactaccacaaatCCACCCACTACCACTGAACCTCCAACTACAACAGAGTCTCACAGTACGACACAGCTTCCCtctaccacagagcctccaactaccacagagcctccaaccACCACACAGGCTCTGACCAGCATtgagcctccatctaccacacagcctccaaccggCACTGAGCCTCCAACTACAACACAGCCTCCCACCAGCATTGAGCCTTCAagttccacacagcctcccatgaGCACTGAGCCTCCGACTACCACACAGGCTTTTACCAGCactgagcctccaactaccacacagcctccaactacaacACAGCCTCCCACCAGCACTGAGCCTCCAACTACCAAACAACCTCTCACCAGCACTGAGCCACCAACTACCACACAGCATCCCACCAGCACAGGGCCATCAACTACCACACGGCGTGCAACAACTTTCCTAGGACCCACATCAACAACCCAGGCTCCTGCAAAAACAACAACCCTAAGAACAGCAACACCAACTTTGGGAACTGCAACAATGCAAAGTTTAGCTCCAACTGAATCAAATCAGCCACAAG GAATTACTGCCTCTATCCCTGCCTTTGGAATTGCCCTCATTGTTCTGGTCATTGTTGTTATCGTTATTGTACCTGTATGCTTTATTGTG gctgCCAGATTCACTACTGTGTCCTTTACCGTGCCTAATGTTCGGATCCCCACCTAA